In Bifidobacterium adolescentis ATCC 15703, the sequence ATAGCCCGAACGAGTCCATCAGTCTGCCGGCGTTGAAGAACAACGTCATCACCGAAGCGTTGCTGCTGGATAAGCTCGCCAAGTAAGAAGCCGTGTAAGGCTTGCCGAAATAGGATAAAGCTCTCTGTCATACGATTCCGATTGGAACGTATGACAGAGAGCTTTTTCATTTAGCTGCCGATTGGGGAATCATCATCCATTAGTTGGACACGTTGCTGAACGCCCAATGCCAGTAGCCGGTGTAGTATGCGGTGGCCAACGCGATTGCCGGCACCGCGATGCAGATGGCGTAGAACAGCCAGTCGACCGCATGCAGTTTCGATTCACGCGCTTGGCTTCGTGGCGCGTCGGATCCGAATCCGCGCGCTTCCATGGCGGTGGCGAGTTTCGTTCCACGTCGGATGGATACGACGAGCAGGCTGAATGCTTGCGAGAAGACGCGTTTGATGGTGCTGCCGTCGCCGAGGCCACGCGAGCGGCGTGACTGGCCGAGTGCACGCCAATCGTCCTGCAGCAGCGTGAACATGCGCATGCCGGCAAGGCCGCCGTATACGAAACGTTGCGGCAGGCGCAGAATCTGCACGAGTCCGTCGGCCAGATCGGTCGGGTCGAGTCCCAAAGCCAGAATCACACCCGGCACGGCGATTGCGGCGACACGTAGGAATGTGGCCAACGCCAGATAGAGCGATCCTTGGGAGATGACGATGATGCCGCCCAGATTGGCCAGCACCGTGCCGGATGTCTTGCCGTACAACGCCACGGAAACGAAGCTGCCTGTGGCCGCTATCCATACCGGCCATGTCTTGCGCAAGACCGTCCAGGGAGCCACTCCGCCGATCCATAACAATAGCATTTCCAAACCAAACGCCACGGATGCCGAAACGACATCGAGGGTGAAGAACATCGGAATGCACAGGATCAACGCACCGATGAAACGGCTTACCGGGTTGATTTTCGCCACGAACCATGACGGTGACGCCGGCTTCGTTTCGTTACGACGTTCCTTGTGTGGCACCACGGTAATGGTTTCGAGCTTTTCATTGCCGTCGCGCCCACTGTTTTTGTTGGTTTCGAGCATGTCACTCCCCCTCTCTGACCAAAATACGGCGTGCGCCCAGCGCTTCGATGAGCGGCTCATCGTGCGTAATCATGATGACCGCGCAACCTTGGTCGCGCGCACCGGCGATCAATTGGACCATGCTGGTCCACGTGGTGAAATCCTGTCCGAATGTCGGCTCGTCCATGACCAGCACTTTTGGCGCGGCAGCCAGCATGGACGCCACGGACAGTCTTCTTTTCTCACCGCCCGATAGGGTGAATGGATTCGCTTTGGCGAAGCGGGAAAGATTCAGGCGTTCCAACAGCCTGTCGGCGATGGAATACGCCTCCTCGTCGGTTTTGCCCATGGATTTGGGGCCGATGGCTACCTCGTCTCGCACGGTGGATGCGGCGAACTGGTGTTCCGGCTCTTGGAACACCATGCCGATACGTCCCAGCAAGTCGCGGCTTTTCCATGTGATCACATTGTTTTCGCGATGGGGAGGTACCAGATCGTCCGCCATGCATACACGTCCTGCTATCGGTTTGAGCAGTCCTGCGAGAGTGAGTCCGAATGTGGATTTGCCCACGCCGTTTCTGCCGGTCAACGCGGTCACCTCACCGGAATGGAATTCGAGGTCGATATGCTCGCCGAGCGGGAAATCATAGCCGAAGCTCAGATCCCGCGTGTAAAGCACGACGTCCTGCGGTTGCCGGATTTGT encodes:
- a CDS encoding energy-coupling factor transporter transmembrane component T family protein, with product MLETNKNSGRDGNEKLETITVVPHKERRNETKPASPSWFVAKINPVSRFIGALILCIPMFFTLDVVSASVAFGLEMLLLWIGGVAPWTVLRKTWPVWIAATGSFVSVALYGKTSGTVLANLGGIIVISQGSLYLALATFLRVAAIAVPGVILALGLDPTDLADGLVQILRLPQRFVYGGLAGMRMFTLLQDDWRALGQSRRSRGLGDGSTIKRVFSQAFSLLVVSIRRGTKLATAMEARGFGSDAPRSQARESKLHAVDWLFYAICIAVPAIALATAYYTGYWHWAFSNVSN